The genomic segment TGGCGCATCGCGCGGCACGGCGAACCGATTCGGAACCGCTCAGGCTGTTCAGCTACGGCTTCGGCATCATCGCCGTCGGTGTCGCAGTTAGCGGGCTGGTCTCGCTGGTCACGACCTGGACGACCGGTGAGGTGCTTCTTGTCCAGGGCGGGTTCG from the Haloarcula pelagica genome contains:
- a CDS encoding DUF7521 family protein, whose protein sequence is MIPTTTSTVLLVVVTAATLVVGGSIAHLAHRAARRTDSEPLRLFSYGFGIIAVGVAVSGLVSLVTTWTTGEVLLVQGGFVLVGLAFLVRSLYVGTPTPDHA